One part of the Janthinobacterium sp. 17J80-10 genome encodes these proteins:
- a CDS encoding dipeptide ABC transporter ATP-binding protein: MSLLQIQNLSVAFGDTTVVDDVSFDIAPGQKLALVGESGSGKTVTALSVLRLNQDARYSGRILFAGQDLLQKPESAMRAVRGKEVAMIFQEPMTALNPLFSIGNQIAEVLMLHEGLNARQAALQAVALLEKTGIPEPARRALSYPHQLSGGQRQRAMIAMALACKPKLLIADEPTTALDVTIQVQILELLNQLQREENMAVLMISHDLNLVRHFADRVGVMEKGRLVEIADSAELFANPREAYTRKLLNSHPQRMVQPVPADGAELLKAQGVRCVFEIPRGWFRTTPFVAVDAVDVALRPHETLGIVGESGSGKSTLGMALLRLSAARVDGKIAFSGQPVSEMDAGQVRPLRARMQVVFQDPFASLSPRRTVEQIVGEGLELHQPHLTREQLRQSVGVALEEVGLQAAMMSRYPHEFSGGQRQRIAIARALVLKPDLLLLDEPTSALDVSVQQQVLQLLAGLQRKYGMAYIFISHDLAVIRAMAHRVLVMKDGKVVESGTAEEVLGSPREQYTQRLLAAAEYAALTPA, encoded by the coding sequence ATGAGCCTCTTGCAGATCCAGAATCTTTCCGTCGCCTTTGGCGACACGACCGTGGTGGACGATGTCAGCTTCGACATCGCACCGGGCCAAAAGCTGGCGCTGGTGGGGGAATCCGGCTCCGGTAAGACGGTGACTGCCTTGTCGGTCCTGCGCCTGAACCAGGATGCGCGCTACAGCGGACGGATTCTCTTCGCAGGCCAGGACTTGCTGCAAAAGCCGGAATCCGCCATGCGCGCCGTGCGCGGCAAGGAAGTGGCGATGATTTTCCAGGAGCCGATGACGGCCCTGAACCCGCTTTTCAGCATTGGCAACCAGATTGCCGAGGTGTTGATGCTGCATGAAGGCCTGAACGCCAGGCAGGCTGCGCTGCAGGCGGTCGCCTTGCTGGAAAAGACCGGCATTCCCGAGCCTGCCCGGCGCGCCTTGTCGTATCCGCACCAGCTGTCCGGCGGACAGCGCCAGCGCGCCATGATTGCCATGGCGCTGGCGTGCAAGCCCAAGCTTTTGATCGCCGACGAGCCCACCACGGCGCTGGACGTGACAATCCAGGTGCAGATCCTGGAATTGCTCAACCAGTTGCAGCGCGAAGAAAACATGGCCGTGCTGATGATCTCGCACGACCTGAACCTCGTGCGCCACTTTGCCGACCGTGTCGGCGTGATGGAAAAGGGCCGGCTGGTGGAAATTGCGGACAGTGCCGAACTGTTTGCCAACCCGCGCGAAGCCTATACCAGGAAGCTCCTGAACAGCCATCCGCAGCGCATGGTGCAGCCGGTGCCAGCCGATGGCGCCGAGTTGCTCAAGGCGCAGGGCGTGAGGTGCGTGTTCGAGATCCCGCGCGGCTGGTTCCGCACAACCCCCTTCGTTGCCGTCGACGCGGTCGATGTCGCCCTGCGGCCGCATGAAACGCTCGGCATCGTCGGCGAGTCCGGTTCCGGCAAATCCACCCTGGGCATGGCGCTGTTGCGATTGTCTGCCGCCAGGGTCGACGGCAAGATTGCATTCTCCGGCCAGCCAGTCAGCGAAATGGATGCCGGCCAGGTCCGGCCCTTGCGCGCCAGGATGCAGGTGGTGTTCCAGGACCCGTTCGCCTCGCTGTCGCCGCGCCGCACGGTCGAGCAGATTGTCGGCGAGGGCCTTGAATTGCACCAGCCGCACCTGACGCGGGAACAGTTGCGGCAGTCGGTCGGTGTTGCGCTGGAAGAAGTGGGCTTGCAGGCGGCAATGATGTCACGCTACCCGCATGAGTTCTCCGGCGGGCAGCGGCAGCGCATCGCCATTGCCCGCGCACTGGTGCTCAAGCCCGATCTGCTGCTGCTGGACGAGCCCACTTCGGCGCTGGATGTGTCGGTGCAGCAGCAGGTGCTGCAATTGCTGGCGGGGCTGCAGCGCAAGTACGGCATGGCCTACATCTTCATCAGCCATGACCTTGCCGTCATCCGTGCCATGGCGCACCGGGTGCTGGTGATGAAGGATGGCAAGGTCGTCGAGAGCGGCACCGCCGAAGAAGTGCTGGGGAGCCCGCGCGAACAGTACACGCAGCGGCTGCTGGCAGCCGCCGAGTATGCGGCGTTGACGCCCGCCTGA
- a CDS encoding methyltransferase domain-containing protein: MPRLSPQKPIITLASWLQTPMGRYVREWEQARLDEITADIFGFNALQIGFPEVDALRANRMPNKWLSDIAVPAPVEGARPPVVAVHDFAELPFASQSLDLVVLPHVLEFAAEPHQVLREVERVLIPEGQVIICGFNPASLWRVRQAAGRLSGAHFLPQHADFISMPRIKDWMKLLNLDDSRGYFGCYAPPFRNEKWLNRFAFMESAGERWWPYVGAVYMVQAIKRVKGMRLIGPAWTRQTAQVPQGMPATNKIRRIK; encoded by the coding sequence ATGCCACGCCTATCGCCGCAAAAGCCCATTATAACGCTCGCCTCATGGCTGCAAACGCCAATGGGCCGCTATGTGCGCGAATGGGAACAGGCGCGGCTGGATGAGATCACGGCGGATATCTTTGGCTTCAACGCCTTGCAGATCGGCTTTCCGGAAGTCGATGCCTTGCGTGCCAACCGCATGCCCAACAAGTGGCTGTCCGATATTGCCGTGCCGGCGCCAGTCGAGGGCGCCAGGCCGCCGGTCGTGGCGGTGCACGATTTTGCCGAGCTGCCGTTTGCCTCGCAAAGCCTGGACCTGGTGGTCTTGCCGCATGTGCTCGAGTTTGCCGCCGAGCCCCACCAGGTGCTGCGCGAAGTCGAGCGGGTGCTGATACCGGAAGGGCAGGTCATCATCTGCGGTTTCAACCCGGCCAGCCTGTGGCGGGTGCGGCAAGCCGCAGGGCGCCTGTCGGGAGCGCATTTTCTGCCGCAACATGCCGACTTCATCAGCATGCCGCGTATCAAGGACTGGATGAAACTCCTGAATCTCGATGACAGTCGCGGCTATTTCGGCTGTTATGCGCCGCCGTTTCGCAATGAAAAGTGGCTCAACCGCTTTGCTTTCATGGAGTCCGCGGGCGAGCGCTGGTGGCCTTACGTCGGCGCCGTGTACATGGTGCAGGCCATCAAACGGGTCAAGGGCATGCGCCTGATCGGCCCGGCCTGGACCCGCCAGACTGCCCAGGTCCCGCAAGGTATGCCGGCAACGAATAAAATACGCAGAATCAAATAA
- the dnaQ gene encoding DNA polymerase III subunit epsilon gives MRQIILDTETTGLSPAAGNRIIEIGCVEMLNRRLTGNNFHRYINPERDSEEGALAVHGLTRDFLADKPKFAEISQEFLEYVAGAEIIIHNAPFDLAFLDAELERLGMPRFVGHVGEIIDTLVQAKQLHPGKRNSLDSLCDRYEVSNAHRTLHGALLDAELLAEVYLAMTRGQESFSIDLGESGSGAGGGGVEYAALETIIVLPASADELALHEATLDKVAKESKGACIWRAEKTN, from the coding sequence ATGCGTCAAATCATTCTGGATACCGAAACCACGGGCCTGAGCCCTGCCGCCGGCAACCGCATTATCGAGATCGGTTGCGTCGAGATGCTCAATCGCCGCCTCACCGGTAATAATTTTCATCGCTACATCAACCCCGAGCGCGATTCGGAAGAGGGCGCGCTGGCGGTGCACGGCCTGACGCGCGACTTCCTGGCCGACAAGCCAAAGTTCGCTGAAATCAGCCAGGAATTTCTCGAATACGTCGCCGGTGCGGAAATCATCATCCACAACGCGCCCTTCGACCTGGCCTTCCTGGATGCGGAATTGGAGCGCCTGGGCATGCCGCGGTTTGTCGGGCACGTCGGCGAGATCATCGATACGCTGGTGCAAGCCAAGCAACTGCATCCTGGCAAGCGCAACTCGCTCGATTCCCTGTGCGACCGCTACGAAGTCTCCAATGCCCACCGTACCTTGCACGGCGCCTTGCTGGATGCCGAATTGCTGGCCGAAGTTTATCTGGCGATGACGCGGGGGCAGGAAAGCTTTTCCATCGACCTCGGCGAGTCCGGCAGCGGTGCGGGTGGCGGTGGCGTGGAGTACGCAGCCCTGGAAACGATCATCGTGCTGCCTGCCAGCGCGGATGAACTGGCCCTGCACGAAGCCACGCTGGACAAGGTTGCCAAGGAGTCCAAGGGGGCCTGTATCTGGCGTGCTGAAAAGACGAATTGA
- the yejB gene encoding microcin C ABC transporter permease YejB: MNIWTYIAKRLLLMLPTLFGVVAITFAVIQFVPGGPVEQALMELKGQVGAGEASGGGASQYRGRQGIDAERVAEIKALYGFDKPPAERFWQMLKGFATFDLGQSFYHHKDVWELVKSKLPVSITIGMWTFFLTYFISLPLGIAKAVREGSRFDAISSMAVLVGYSIPGFVLGVFLLVLFGGGSFVQWFPLRGLTSDDWETLSWFGKVRDYLWHITLPVTASVAGSFAVMTMLTKNTFLEEIRKQYVLTARAKGLAENTVLYKHVFRNALIPLVTGFPAAFIGAFFAGSLLIETLFSLDGLGLLSYESVIRRDYPVVMGTLYLFTLIGLVVKLIGDLCYVWADPRVQFESLAR; the protein is encoded by the coding sequence ATGAATATCTGGACGTATATCGCCAAGCGGCTGTTGCTGATGTTGCCGACCCTGTTCGGCGTGGTCGCCATTACCTTCGCGGTGATCCAGTTCGTGCCCGGCGGGCCGGTGGAGCAGGCGCTGATGGAACTGAAAGGGCAGGTCGGCGCCGGCGAAGCCAGCGGTGGCGGCGCTTCGCAATACCGCGGCCGCCAGGGCATCGATGCCGAGCGCGTGGCCGAAATCAAGGCCTTGTACGGCTTCGACAAGCCGCCGGCAGAGCGCTTCTGGCAAATGTTGAAGGGTTTTGCCACCTTCGACCTGGGGCAAAGCTTTTACCATCACAAGGATGTGTGGGAACTGGTCAAGTCCAAGCTGCCGGTATCGATCACGATCGGCATGTGGACTTTTTTCCTGACGTACTTCATCTCGTTGCCGCTGGGGATCGCCAAGGCGGTGCGCGAAGGGAGCCGTTTCGACGCTATTTCCAGCATGGCAGTGCTCGTCGGCTATTCCATTCCCGGCTTCGTGCTGGGCGTATTCCTGCTGGTGCTGTTTGGCGGCGGCAGCTTCGTGCAGTGGTTCCCCTTGCGCGGCCTGACCTCGGATGACTGGGAAACGCTGTCCTGGTTCGGCAAGGTCAGGGATTACCTCTGGCACATCACGCTGCCGGTGACGGCCTCGGTGGCCGGATCGTTTGCCGTCATGACCATGCTGACCAAGAACACCTTTCTGGAAGAAATCCGCAAGCAATACGTGCTGACCGCGCGCGCCAAGGGATTGGCCGAAAATACCGTGCTTTACAAGCATGTCTTCCGCAATGCACTGATCCCGCTGGTGACCGGCTTTCCGGCCGCCTTCATCGGCGCCTTCTTCGCCGGCAGCCTCCTGATCGAAACCCTGTTTTCGCTCGATGGCCTGGGGCTGTTGTCGTATGAATCGGTGATCCGGCGCGACTATCCGGTGGTGATGGGCACGCTGTACCTGTTTACCCTGATCGGCCTGGTGGTCAAGCTGATCGGCGACCTGTGCTATGTGTGGGCTGACCCGCGCGTCCAGTTTGAAAGTCTTGCCCGATGA
- the fabI gene encoding enoyl-ACP reductase FabI codes for MAFLQGKKILITGLLSNRSIAYGIATACKREGAELAFTYVGERFKDRITDFAKEFGSDLIFDCDVGSDEQINALFADLGKSWDKLDGLVHAIGFAPREAIAGDFLDGLSREGFRIAHDISAYSFPAMAKAARPMLSDKAALLTLSYLGAMRAIPNYNTMGLAKASLEASVRYTAESLGPQGVRVNGISAGPIKTLAASGIQDFGKLLGFVASHAPLRRNVTIDDVGNTAAFLLSDLASGITGEITYVDCGFSHGMGLNQADYA; via the coding sequence ATGGCATTCTTGCAAGGCAAAAAAATCCTGATCACGGGCCTGTTGTCGAACCGCTCCATCGCCTACGGCATTGCCACGGCCTGCAAGCGCGAAGGCGCCGAGCTGGCCTTCACCTATGTTGGCGAGCGTTTCAAGGACCGCATCACCGATTTTGCCAAGGAATTCGGCAGCGACCTGATTTTTGACTGCGACGTCGGCAGCGACGAGCAGATCAATGCCCTCTTCGCCGACCTCGGCAAATCCTGGGACAAGCTCGATGGCCTGGTGCACGCCATCGGCTTTGCCCCGCGCGAAGCCATCGCCGGAGACTTCCTCGATGGCCTGTCGCGCGAAGGCTTCCGCATCGCCCATGACATATCCGCCTACAGCTTCCCGGCCATGGCCAAGGCCGCACGCCCGATGCTGAGCGACAAGGCAGCCCTGCTGACCCTGAGCTACCTGGGCGCCATGCGTGCCATTCCGAACTACAACACCATGGGTCTGGCCAAGGCGTCGCTGGAAGCCAGCGTGCGCTACACCGCAGAATCGCTCGGGCCGCAAGGCGTGCGCGTCAACGGCATTTCCGCCGGCCCGATCAAGACCCTGGCCGCCAGCGGCATCCAGGACTTCGGCAAGCTGCTCGGCTTCGTCGCTTCGCACGCGCCGCTGCGCCGCAATGTCACCATCGATGACGTCGGCAATACGGCCGCCTTCCTGCTGTCGGACCTGGCTTCCGGCATTACCGGCGAAATCACCTATGTCGACTGCGGATTTTCGCATGGCATGGGCCTGAACCAGGCTGACTACGCCTGA
- a CDS encoding transglycosylase SLT domain-containing protein yields the protein MHPTFKSLFLATALIASQFPLAAQAADITLYLHGDENRDYPPQSQSLIMQEMDVWERIRKGFAIPDLDNPLVVSQTNWYSARPDYIQRTTTRASRYLYHVVEELEKRNMPTELALLPFIESAFNPQAYSTAKAAGMWQFIPSTGRDFDLKQSVFKDERRDVLASTEAALTYLQRLYGMFGDWQLALAAYNWGEGSVQRAIKKNTAAGLPTDFNSLSRIMPAETQNYVPKLQAVKNIIAAPDQYGITLPRVDNQPYFVTIGKTRDIDIKLAAQLAELSLEEFKALNPQYNRPIIIGSTDTHILLPKNNAAKFKENLANWGKNLSSWTAHKVTGARERIEAIASRFGTTPQVIREVNNIPPKMALKAGSTILIPKTELTSQKDISAEVADNATMLVVPDVPETRRIYVKVGKRDNLASIASRHKVSVAQIRDWNDLNSDKVATGKRLELHVPNRVAARSETVATRKAVRGERTTAAKTASHRKAAPAAKPRAVASKKSSTTTARKSSRSQKG from the coding sequence ATGCATCCAACATTCAAATCCCTTTTTCTTGCCACCGCGCTGATTGCCAGCCAGTTCCCCCTGGCGGCGCAGGCTGCCGACATCACCCTGTACCTCCATGGCGATGAAAATCGCGACTATCCGCCGCAATCGCAATCACTGATCATGCAAGAGATGGATGTGTGGGAACGCATCCGCAAGGGTTTCGCCATTCCCGACCTCGACAACCCGCTGGTGGTGTCGCAAACCAACTGGTACAGCGCCCGCCCCGATTACATCCAGCGCACCACCACGCGTGCGTCGCGCTACCTTTACCACGTGGTCGAAGAACTGGAAAAGCGCAACATGCCGACCGAACTGGCGCTGTTGCCCTTCATCGAGTCAGCCTTCAACCCGCAAGCCTATTCGACCGCCAAGGCGGCCGGCATGTGGCAGTTCATCCCGTCGACGGGGCGCGACTTCGACCTCAAGCAAAGCGTCTTCAAGGATGAACGGCGCGACGTGCTGGCCTCGACCGAGGCAGCGCTGACGTACCTGCAGCGCCTGTACGGCATGTTCGGCGACTGGCAGCTGGCGCTGGCGGCGTACAACTGGGGCGAAGGCTCGGTGCAGCGCGCCATCAAGAAGAACACGGCAGCCGGCCTGCCGACCGACTTCAACAGCCTGTCGCGCATCATGCCGGCCGAAACGCAGAATTACGTGCCCAAGCTGCAGGCGGTGAAGAACATCATCGCCGCGCCGGACCAGTACGGCATCACGCTGCCGCGCGTGGACAACCAGCCCTACTTCGTCACCATCGGCAAGACGCGCGACATCGACATCAAGCTGGCGGCGCAGCTGGCCGAATTGTCGCTGGAAGAATTCAAGGCCCTGAATCCGCAGTACAACCGCCCTATCATCATCGGCAGCACCGACACGCATATCCTGCTGCCCAAGAATAATGCGGCGAAATTCAAGGAAAACCTGGCGAACTGGGGCAAGAACCTGTCATCGTGGACTGCACACAAGGTGACCGGCGCGCGCGAACGCATCGAGGCAATCGCTTCCCGCTTCGGCACCACGCCGCAGGTGATCCGCGAAGTCAACAATATCCCGCCAAAGATGGCGCTGAAGGCGGGCTCGACCATCCTGATTCCCAAGACCGAACTGACTTCGCAAAAGGATATCAGCGCCGAAGTGGCCGACAATGCCACCATGCTGGTGGTGCCGGACGTGCCGGAAACCCGGCGCATTTACGTCAAGGTGGGCAAGCGCGACAACCTGGCTTCGATTGCAAGTCGCCACAAGGTCAGCGTGGCGCAAATTCGCGACTGGAATGATTTGAACAGTGACAAGGTCGCCACTGGCAAGCGCCTCGAATTGCACGTGCCTAATCGCGTCGCCGCGCGCAGCGAAACCGTCGCAACGCGCAAGGCGGTGCGTGGCGAACGCACCACAGCAGCCAAGACGGCATCCCACCGCAAGGCGGCGCCCGCCGCCAAGCCGCGCGCGGTGGCGTCGAAAAAATCGTCGACCACCACTGCCCGCAAGAGCAGCCGCAGCCAGAAAGGCTAG
- the gloB gene encoding hydroxyacylglutathione hydrolase, with amino-acid sequence MLTVLAVPAFNDNYLWLAHDGRHAVAVDPGDAVPIISALAAHGLTLCAILLTHRHADHVGGVPELLHHWQVPVYGPRHDDIACITHPVEDGDRVQAPLPGLDLAVIGVPGHTRGHIAYYAARQGWLFCGDTLFGAGCGRIFEGTPAQMAASLAKLAALPDATQVYCAHEYTLSNLRFAHAVEPGNAALAERIAADTARREAGVPTVPSTISLEKATNPFLRCDEMEIRESLRQAGRLQEETPLAVFTALREWKNVFK; translated from the coding sequence ATGCTGACTGTATTGGCAGTTCCGGCGTTTAACGATAATTATCTCTGGCTGGCGCACGACGGCCGCCATGCGGTTGCCGTCGATCCAGGCGATGCCGTTCCCATCATAAGCGCTTTGGCGGCGCACGGCTTGACCTTGTGCGCTATTTTACTGACTCATCGCCACGCTGACCATGTCGGCGGCGTTCCGGAATTATTGCATCATTGGCAAGTTCCCGTGTATGGGCCTCGGCATGACGATATCGCCTGCATCACGCATCCGGTGGAGGATGGCGATCGCGTGCAGGCGCCGTTACCGGGGCTGGATCTGGCCGTGATCGGCGTGCCGGGCCATACGCGCGGGCACATCGCCTACTACGCTGCCAGGCAAGGCTGGCTCTTTTGCGGTGATACGCTCTTTGGCGCAGGGTGCGGACGCATCTTCGAGGGGACCCCGGCGCAGATGGCGGCCTCGCTGGCAAAACTCGCGGCTTTGCCGGATGCCACGCAAGTGTATTGCGCGCACGAATATACCCTCTCCAACCTGCGCTTTGCGCATGCGGTGGAGCCCGGCAATGCCGCCCTGGCCGAACGCATCGCAGCCGACACGGCCCGGCGCGAAGCCGGCGTGCCGACCGTGCCTTCCACCATCAGCCTGGAAAAGGCGACCAACCCCTTCCTGCGCTGCGACGAAATGGAAATCCGGGAAAGCCTGCGCCAGGCCGGGCGCCTGCAGGAAGAAACGCCACTGGCGGTATTTACCGCCCTGCGGGAATGGAAAAACGTCTTTAAATGA
- a CDS encoding nitronate monooxygenase family protein yields the protein MLTTDLPYFKFRNKTLLPIVQGGMGVGISAHRLAGAVAKQNAVGTISSVDLRRHHPDLMAQTGKSRDKAAIDHANLVALDREIRAAKEIACGNGLVTVNIMRAVSEYANYVRQSCESGADAVVVGAGLPLDLPELTADFPEVALIPILSDSRGIALVLKKWMRKNRLPDAIVIENPRFAAGHLGAAKPEDVTDARFEMPRVFEETFALFKELGIEREKIPLIAAGGINSHEQIRTLLSLGASAVQLGTPFAVTEEGDAHINFKKVLTQAKREDIVTFMSVAGLPARAVRTPWLETYLEKEAKLQSKAKPKECLMAFDCLQQCGLRDGIAKAGQFCIDTQLAFAMKGDVKRGLFFRGSEPLPLGSEIRPVKDLLEFLLTGVLNGKLADEQVEALACLQPA from the coding sequence ATGTTGACCACTGACTTACCGTATTTCAAGTTTCGCAATAAAACCCTGTTGCCCATCGTGCAGGGCGGCATGGGGGTCGGCATTTCGGCGCATCGCCTGGCCGGCGCCGTGGCAAAGCAGAATGCGGTAGGCACCATTTCCAGTGTCGACCTGCGCCGCCATCATCCGGATCTGATGGCGCAAACCGGCAAGAGCCGCGACAAGGCGGCGATCGACCATGCCAACCTGGTGGCGCTGGACCGTGAAATCCGCGCCGCCAAGGAGATCGCCTGCGGCAACGGCCTGGTCACCGTCAATATCATGCGTGCCGTCTCCGAGTACGCCAACTATGTGCGCCAATCCTGCGAAAGCGGGGCGGATGCCGTGGTGGTCGGCGCCGGACTGCCGCTGGACTTGCCCGAACTGACGGCCGATTTCCCGGAAGTCGCGCTGATCCCGATCTTGTCGGATTCACGCGGGATTGCCCTGGTCCTGAAAAAATGGATGCGCAAGAACCGCTTGCCGGATGCCATCGTGATCGAAAACCCGCGCTTTGCCGCTGGCCACCTGGGCGCCGCCAAGCCGGAAGATGTCACCGACGCGCGCTTCGAGATGCCGCGCGTGTTTGAAGAAACCTTTGCGCTGTTCAAGGAACTCGGTATCGAGCGCGAAAAAATCCCCCTGATTGCTGCCGGCGGCATCAACAGCCATGAGCAAATCCGCACATTGCTGTCGCTAGGCGCCAGCGCGGTGCAACTCGGCACACCGTTTGCGGTGACCGAGGAGGGCGATGCCCATATCAATTTCAAGAAAGTGCTGACCCAGGCAAAGCGCGAGGATATCGTGACCTTCATGAGCGTGGCCGGCTTGCCCGCGCGCGCCGTGCGCACGCCCTGGCTGGAAACTTATCTCGAGAAGGAAGCCAAGCTGCAGTCCAAGGCCAAGCCCAAGGAATGCCTGATGGCGTTTGACTGCCTGCAGCAGTGCGGATTGCGCGATGGGATCGCCAAGGCAGGGCAATTCTGCATCGATACCCAGCTGGCGTTTGCCATGAAGGGTGACGTCAAGCGCGGCCTGTTCTTCCGCGGCAGTGAGCCTTTGCCGCTGGGTTCCGAAATCCGCCCCGTGAAGGATCTGCTGGAATTTTTGCTGACCGGCGTATTGAACGGCAAGCTGGCCGATGAGCAGGTCGAAGCACTCGCTTGCCTGCAGCCGGCCTGA
- a CDS encoding ABC transporter permease, producing the protein MAAAPSVSPGRRIWLRFRQNRRGYWSLVIFCVLFALSLMAEVISNDKPLVARYNGQLLFPIATDYSEKAFGGDFASPADYLDPFIQDQLKKPGNWAIYPINHYRFDTLNYFAKSPNPAPPSRENWLGTDDRGRDVVARLLYGFRISILFGLALTITGVALGLITGAIQGYFAGRIDLVFQRFMEIWGSMPELYLLIIFSSIFEPSIGLLLILLSLFGWMGLSDYVRADFLRNRNLEYVQAARALGLSNGQIIWRHVLPNSLTPVVTFLPFRMSAAILALTSLDFLGLGVPPSTPSLGELLAQGKNNLDAWWIALSTFVVLTVTLLLLTNIGDALRNALDVRRKA; encoded by the coding sequence ATGGCGGCCGCACCATCGGTTTCGCCCGGTCGCCGCATCTGGCTGCGCTTCAGGCAAAACCGCCGCGGCTACTGGAGCCTGGTGATTTTTTGCGTGCTGTTTGCCCTCAGCCTGATGGCCGAAGTCATTTCCAACGACAAGCCGCTGGTGGCGCGCTACAACGGCCAGTTGCTGTTCCCGATCGCCACGGACTATTCCGAAAAAGCCTTTGGTGGCGATTTCGCCTCGCCGGCCGATTACCTCGATCCCTTCATCCAGGATCAATTGAAGAAGCCAGGCAACTGGGCCATCTATCCGATCAATCATTACCGTTTCGATACCCTGAATTATTTTGCCAAGTCGCCCAACCCGGCGCCGCCTTCCCGGGAAAACTGGCTCGGCACCGATGACCGCGGGCGGGATGTGGTGGCACGCCTCCTGTACGGTTTCCGCATCTCGATCCTGTTTGGCCTGGCGCTGACCATCACCGGCGTGGCGCTCGGCCTCATCACCGGCGCCATCCAGGGGTACTTTGCCGGCCGCATCGACCTGGTGTTCCAGCGTTTCATGGAAATCTGGGGTTCCATGCCCGAGCTTTACCTGCTCATCATTTTTTCCTCGATCTTCGAGCCCAGCATCGGCCTCTTGCTGATCCTGTTGTCGCTGTTCGGCTGGATGGGCTTGTCCGATTACGTGCGCGCCGACTTCCTGCGCAACCGCAACCTCGAATACGTGCAGGCTGCCCGCGCGCTGGGTTTGTCGAATGGCCAGATCATCTGGCGCCATGTCTTGCCCAATAGCCTTACGCCGGTGGTGACCTTCCTGCCATTTCGCATGAGCGCGGCCATCCTGGCGCTGACCAGCCTGGATTTCCTAGGCCTGGGCGTGCCGCCATCGACGCCCAGCCTGGGCGAGTTGCTGGCGCAAGGCAAGAACAACCTGGACGCGTGGTGGATCGCGCTGTCGACTTTTGTGGTGCTGACCGTGACCTTGCTGCTCTTGACGAATATTGGCGATGCCTTGCGCAATGCCCTGGATGTGCGGAGGAAGGCATGA
- the rnhA gene encoding ribonuclease HI, whose protein sequence is MEKVEIYTDGACKGNPGRGGWGAWLLADGHEKELFGGEPNTTNNRMELRAVIEALSILKRPCDVIVHTDSEYVQKGISEWIHGWKARGWKTAARAPVKNVDLWQALDAAQAQHRIEWRWIKGHAGHEGNERADALANRGVESLA, encoded by the coding sequence GTGGAAAAAGTCGAAATCTATACTGATGGCGCCTGCAAGGGCAATCCGGGCCGGGGTGGCTGGGGTGCGTGGCTGCTGGCCGATGGCCATGAAAAGGAATTGTTTGGCGGTGAACCCAATACCACCAACAACCGCATGGAGCTGCGCGCCGTGATCGAGGCGCTGTCGATCCTGAAGCGTCCCTGCGATGTGATCGTGCATACCGACAGCGAATACGTGCAAAAGGGGATCAGCGAGTGGATCCATGGCTGGAAGGCGCGCGGCTGGAAAACCGCTGCCCGCGCACCGGTCAAGAATGTCGACCTGTGGCAGGCGTTGGACGCCGCCCAGGCCCAGCACCGCATCGAATGGCGCTGGATCAAGGGCCATGCCGGCCACGAAGGCAACGAGCGTGCCGATGCGCTTGCCAACCGCGGCGTCGAATCGCTGGCCTGA